Sequence from the Meles meles chromosome 10, mMelMel3.1 paternal haplotype, whole genome shotgun sequence genome:
ACATATATGGACAAGATTCATAATGCTGGTTGCTTGTCATAATCCATTAGCCCAGTCACCTAATTTGCCactgtttgtgtctgtgtgtttacACACACGTTTCTTTTACAATATTCAGttacacacacatttcttttaCAATATTCAGACTGACCTCCCCACTTGAattttattgagatttttctagatGGATCAAAGTGACTCAAAATATAAAGGAATTCTTTACTCATTGATCGAGTAACAAATTGACTTTTGGCACTGAACTTGATCTAAGCttacccacccccaccttcatttttttcgaaaaaaaatttttatttaaaaaaaaaataaactttagccATAACATAGTAGGCAGTGCTCTCAAAGTCTTCTAATAGAATCCTGTACTGGCTTTTGCTTACTAAACCAGAATGGTCCTAGGCTGGCTTCCAGCAACTTTCACTCCCTGAGCTGGATGCATAAATGCAGCCCCAAAGGCACTCTTTTATAAGaagcatatttaaaattaaactgtACCTAACACTTAAATTCTATTCCGCCCAACCTCTCACCAAAAAACCCCACGTACCTGAATAAAACTGAATTCCCTCCAGTTTAAAGCATTGCTCACTGACGGGATAGAGGTGACCGCCAGGAGGGACAGTAAGCCAAGGCTCATTATGCCAAAGGAGATATACATTTCAATTCTCCAGACTTCTTCCTCATTCCAAGAGTTTTCAATATTTGCATGAACCTAAGGAGAGCAAATGTGAATTTCCTTTATTTGGCAGAATAGTCACAGATTCAGCACAGTTTCACTCTTGGCATAAGAATACCTCATATATGGACATATTTAAGCTGTATTTTTTCAATTTAGCAGCCTGGAATGGAGAACCTATTACAGGATGATATTGTGCCAGGtgtgaggaaaagagaagggagagttAAATAGGAGGAGGTCTCAGAGTCTCTCTTTCCTTACATACGTGCGAGGGGGTGGGAAAAATCTGCCACCTACACTGTCCTTCATCACAGTTACAGGGAGTCTGGAGTCCCAAGACCAGGGATGCCAAGTGGTTGGCTCCAAggtgacaaaaagaaataagtacTGGCAGTTAGACTTAGTTTTGAGGTACTTTTCTAAGTTGGTTTAAACTCAGTTGAGTATTTTGGGTACATCCTGGCTTTAGATCAACTTAGAATCTGGGAAGAGAATTTCTAAATTACGTCTTTATCTTCCTCTCTCACTTGAagaatatttgtatgtattttacctctttttttccttctttcttttcctcaggaAGCTGAGATTTCCCTATGGATAAAGTCATACtgaatgcaaatatttattctcttgaaTTGGCTCATTGATAAACTTTTCCAACTGTCCAATTGCCTCATTCCTCTATAGTACTTTTCCAAATGTCTTTTCTTTACACTGATAATACATATATAACCAAGTCAGACTTGATAATTCCAAATGTGTGGTATTCTTCATAGAGACTGCTTTCAGAATTGTTATACATTATTATGTATAACAATGTTATACATGTTATACATGTGATGGTATAATTAGAGTATAAATCAAAGGTTGGACTCCCTGGGCTAacgctttatttatttttaaaaaatattttatttatttatccgtgagagacagacagagagagggaggcagaggcagagggagaagcaggctccccatggagcagggaacctgatgtgggacttgatcccagaaccctgggatcatgacctgagctgaaggcagatgcttaactgacttagccacccaagtgtccctaaaGCTTTAAGTAGCTATTCATGCATAACAGATTCTAACTTAACACAGTTTCACTCTGTCCATTTGTAATTaaccaaacaaatgaaattaaaaaaaaaaaaaccaactagtTCTGAGCATTGGCCCCCAGAACAATCATAACCAATCCTGAAAAAAGTCATAGAGCTCCTCTGTGAAAAAAGGCTCTTATTATCTTGTTTGATGTCTATACCACAATACAGAACAGCAACATACCTCAGTAGACCCAGAGCTTCCAACCTGCATCTATCTGGCCTcccaattcattcatttatcccaCAAATACACTTTGTGAGTgccttactgtgtgccaggcatagtTCTAGGCCTTAGGCATGGATCAGTGAACAAAGCAGACAAAGGTCCCTCCTCTCATTAACTTACATTCTGCTGAGAGGACCCAGACAGTAAAGACAATAAACAAAGGGAACATGTGTATTAGGAGGTGGTAAATGCCATTGAAAAAAGTGAGAGTAGAGCAGAGTAGGAGGGTCTGGGGGGGGCGGTGGTTGAGGCAGACGCAGGTGGCAGAATTTAAAATGGTGTCCAGGCTCCGCCTCTGTGAGGATGTGAGATCTACACAACTTAGGACCAATGAGGGAGCTGGTGGGGCAGATATCAAAGCCTAAGGATTCAGTTCAGAGAAGAGGTGTTTTTAGAGAAACAATGGCTTAACGAATATcgatttactaatttttttttcacattattttagGTTGAAACTGTTGAAACAGGCATAAGTACCAAGCGCTGCATATTTGGATCAGGGTTGCCTTGGTTGCTTATGAAACACAAAGCTCCCATTTGTTTGGGTGCAGTGTCCTCGGTTGTCCCTGGTAAATGCTGCGTCAAGTAGCATCAGTGAAACCCCTTATATTACATTTGCTGAATGCGCATTATTGAGGAAAATTACCTTCCGCTCCACCACCAAACGCCTTGCATGAAGCTTTCTGGGAGATTTTCTTACAGATCTAAGTGCTACAAAGGTTCACATGAGGACCTAAAGCTTCACCGGagtattttccttcctctttttgaTAACAAAAGCCTTGTAAATGTACGTCTCCTCATCTTGGCTTCCTATCCTGTTTTGTATTTTCAGTGGTTCTAATTTTGTCGCATATGTTTACTGAGAGTTGCCTTATCATTTCACAGAACATGGCCAAATTAAACACTGAAATACCTGTTTAATGCTAAAAGCAATCATGGCAGtcataacattaaaaaagagagagagactgaaaaaacctactaaccctttatttctgttcttctttaAAGGAAGATGTATAGTACCAGCTTTTATCCTAAATGATTTTGAATCGGCCACACAATTCTTAGACAGAAACACTGTATAAAGAACAATTCTTCCCTCTCCCTAAATATGCCAAAATTTCGATTACAAGGTCTGTAAAATTTGACAGTATTTTAAATCTCACATTTTACAGATTATACTGATGAGGAAGTTTGCTAGTATCCGATGAATAACAAGCACGTTCCATACCTGCTGATAAGCCATGTTGAGAAACAAGTatctctctgaccttctcatTGGTAAGCAGAGGCTGTAGGCAACGTGGACTGAAGCGAAGAAAAAACTTAGTAACCCAAGCTGTTTTCTGCACTGTAGCCAGGTCTCCAACCAAGGCGGAAATTTCCTATACTTGGTGCCGTAATAAAGCTGATAAGCAGCTGCCAGGAGACCTGCCAGGTATACCAGGGACAGCAAAGTAATGGCAACTATGGGCAAGGTCTTATTCACAATCTCGATAGGAATCTTATAAAAATCACTCTGCTGGTTTCTAGCATATGGATGTATCACATCTCtgacaaaggaataaagaaagaaaaacgtggCTAGGCTTATGGCAACCACCACTGGCCCTCTCCAGAGAGTAAAGAGTCGCAGGGGTAAATTTTCAATCTCCCTAGCTGATGACAATGATCCCAAGTCAACAGGAATGAAATTCAGCTGACGGGCAAGTTCAATAACCTGTTGTCGAGCTTGAATGTTGTTGCTGCATATATAGACCTGTGGCAAAAAGGAAAGACTCATCGTTACTGTCGTTTATAAAAATGGTGATGTTTACACTCTTCACTTCCCCTATGGAGCATGTGATGACCTTGAGTGATGCAAAAAGTTAAGGAGATAAAGCATTTATTAACATGTTAATCTTTTTATTAATAGGTTAAAGCAGTGTCATAGAAATGACAAAGACCTTGTTACCTatgaagacatgaaaataaaatgcagaaaaatccTTCTGGAACCTGGGATCAGGACGTCctcaggggaaggaaggaggagtaAAGAAAGGTTTTTAGAATGTGTGGTTCAGCAGCGGTGGCAAGGTAAGGTCTAGATGGAGTTTGGGCTGCTGGCCCTCCACTGCCCACTCCAGCTCTCACTTCCACAGGGATCGGAGTGCACTTGGCTCCTCGCGGTTCTGAGGATAGTATCTAGTTCTAGGATCGCAGTGATTGTCTCATAGAGGCATTACAAGCACTGTCCTTTATAGACATTCAGCAAGAGAGTAGATGGGCATAGACTCTGGATGGTTGAATCtgcaaataaaaatctctaactTATGTCACGATGTTgtactatttataaaatttatctttGGCTTAAAAACCGATCCACCAAGGGTCTCTGAGAAACCATGAGTAATCTCAAGTTATTATTATATCACTTCATGAATCAGAATATGAAATTCTTTCATCTGTAAGTAAGGATACTATACCTGTGTGGAGGAAAAATGGTATTATAAAGCTTGGTTAATTTAAACGGTAAAGCAACCGCCATTATCTAAGACTAAGGTATTACTTCTGTATAATGAAGTGATGGGTGAGGGTGATTTTCAAACTCCCCAGACCTCTTAGATATCTTACTGTAGTTGAGAATTCAACAAATATCGGTTGAACAGAAATTCACTGCTGAAGTGAGCCACTATTACTCTCACTCACTCCTAGAAAAATATTGCCATCAAGTCTCTGGGTAATGTTTGGGGAAAACAAATTCCTAAATATATCCCTGAAGATGTTTATATAAGGTCTCTGGAGTAGACCACACTGAAATATTTGCTTGCTAAAACCTGCATTATGCTGACAATGTAGAGCTCTTTGGATTATTAATCTTACCTCACGTTAGCCAGATGAATAACAAAGTCTATATTGTGACACAAATGTTTGTGAACTTCTAAAGTGGAGTGGAAAGAATACCTatgttctaaaaaaataaagaaaagcattctaaattaatttattaCAGCTGTGACAATGCTGagcttttattaaatttcttattaaaaaaaccaTAATAAAATTTAACTATAAATATAGCCTATAAACTAaaagatttattaaatttaaataaatttaaaatacatttaatttataaaCCTAAAAGTGTAAATCAAACATTAGTCACAAAGGCAGGAGGACTATGGAGTACAAATGAAACTATTTCTGTAGCTCACTTTGAATTCAATTCCGTATTTTTTGTAGttgttaaagaattaaaattaccACAATTATGGGCAAAGGATTAAATTTAGGTTTCTCCCTAGTTTGTTTGGTGTGTATCCCTTCCTAAACTTTGATGGATATCCAAAAGGAGAAAGGATTTAGAAATAGCCTCTGGGAAAGCTGGGAAGTATATAATCGTTTACTGGTCTTCCAAATTAAAGACTCAAAAGTGAATGGTTATCACGACCTGATACGCCATATGTAGTGATATAATACTTGAATTAATTTTCTAAGGCATTGAATCTAAAGCATGAACTGTCTTTatgaacaaaaataatgaaagtatTTTATCATCATGATTACCTATAATGCATAACTACACCTTTAAAAGATTTCTAATATGCACTATTTTATGTGTTTACTTATAAAAGCTCTCATTCCATAAAGGCATTGATGGAGCTCCCCATCTGCTTTATTTTCAAGTTAAACTAGATAGAACCCATACACTAAAAAAGAAACGAAGAAATCCAATCTGCCACCCCACACAGATTAAAAATCTACACTTTAAATAAAACGAACTGCACTATTTTAAATTCTACGAGTAAtctccataaaataaaaaggcactTCTAAAGCCTTCTTCTTGAGGATCATACTAAATAGTGTTTCGTACACAGATGGCACACTGTTACCAAATAGCTgccaggaagaaggaggagggaggaggcgaGTTGGGGAGATAGAGGTAGAAAAAAGATGTGTTtgttattgtttctatttttgaggAAGCCAGGAGACATTCAACGCAGTGTGTCCCATTATTCGTCAGCCAACTTTGCCCTTTCCTGAATTAGCTGGTTATGACAGGAAAGTCCAAGTAATTTTCTCAGCCTTCCACATTATTTTATCGGGGTAGAAATGTACCTTTCCAAGGTCAGGACATGAATTTTCAGGTGCTCAAACATGGTTTTCAAAACGATAATCAGTGGAGAGTGTGAGAATTTGGCTTTTAAATGTATGACATATTTCactacttaaatataaaataccagATAAATACCAATAAAactggggattaagaagtacaaacttccagttgtaaaataagtCAGTAATGGAAGTGAAAAGTACGGCATAGGGAATGTAGGCAATAGTATTGTAGTGatattgtgtggtgacagatggtgactgccCTTCTCGTGGTGAGTCCCGAGTGATGTACAGAATTGTCGAACCATGATCttacatacctgaaactaatagagcactgtatgtcaactctacttcagttattaaaaaaaaagaaattaaaattaaaaaaaattaaaaataaaatacatacctGCCGGCTGGCATCCTTGGGTCCTAACTGAAGTGCCCAAGCCGAGACAACATTAAAGCCTTTGACAATCAGGGAATCCGGGAATAATGAAGCCAAATATTCAGCATTGGATTCTGGGTATTGGTTTATCCTCATGTTATTGCTCACGTCAATCAGGATTTTACCCACAAGCAGATGTCTGAGGTCCCAAAGGGAGGTGTAATGTTCTCTATGTATAGCAacaaatattatatttgtttttgtgaGAGCATCTTCGTGATGAGTGACATCTACCACATGAGGGAAAAATTCGGAAGCAAACTTGGGATTTCTGCTTCCTATAACTACATGATAGCCACACCTAATAAGTCGAATCGTCAGCGATTTGGCAAAATCCCCACTTCCAATTACACCCACAGTGACCTTCCTTGCATCTTTGATACCATTTATGCCATTCGGCAAAAAAGTTTCGCTAAGGTTCTTAGGGCTTCCCATCATAGAGATCGATTCCATGATACAGGCTCTTTCAAGATCTCCAGAGATATCCTaggggagagaaaataaaatcctcatCAATGACCGATTACCAATCATTCATCCACTTCCAGACATCATAATAACACCCCTCATTTCTGGAGGTAAAATATTTTGGCAAGCTCTAAAAACTAGAGCCCAGCGAGACACAATTTGTAAGCTGAAAGAGGATGTCAGAGTAGAAAAATGAACTGTCACGAAGTTGATATGCTAAAGTGGGgcttctaaaattttaatatacacaTGAATCACCCgagaatcttgttaaaatgcagatcctGCTTCAGTAGTTCTGGAGTGAGGCCCAAGCTTCTCCCTTTCTAACGAGGTGATGCCAGTGCTGCTGGTCTCCTGACCTCTCTTCGAGCAGCAGAGCACAGAAGGCAAGAGACTAAAGTTTTCACCgcgaattttaaaacatttttccaaaaataaagttCTACCAAGTCAAGCGGGTCAGAGGTGGCCAGTCAGAAATGCCACTAGAGGTGGAGGGGACAGTGCTAGCGTGTGAGGGTATGTATGACAACAGAAGACACAGACGCCACCAGAAAACTCCATTTAAAACTGGCTTGATTCATTCAGTATTGTCCTAAATACCCCAATAGCTAAGGAGTGACTTCATTATTAAATGAGAATAAGATAAATTGGTTAATAAAAAACGAACCCCCTGGcatttaagtaatattttaagaaaaacaggCTTCAAAATATAACAAGGGTTAATTAAATACCACTGACTTCTATCATTCACTCTATATTCTGTAATTTATTGAGAAAGATAGCTTTCCAGTGAAAAGGGGGTTAGCAATGTTTTTATGGTCTTAAATTACACAATACTTGTGAAggtttttccttccccttttattTGTGGGCTTCATAGAATACGATGcacttctgttccctgaaaaaAACTGTCAAATTCTCTTTTACTTAAGTGACTAACATCTGAAATgttgatatttgttttttttttaagattttatttatttatttgacagagagagatcataagtaggcagagaggcaggcagagagagtgagagggaagtaggctccctgcagagcagagagccggatgtgggactcgatccaggaccccgagatcatgactgagccgaaggcagcagcttaaaccactgagccacccaggcgcccctgaaatgttGATATTTGTAATAACTTGCTCAAGAAGACCACATCAGATGGCCATGAATCAGTGTCGTCGTTGGATCTGAACAAAAAATACTCTTCCGTTCCATCCCCATTGCACAATTTCTTTTATGCTTACAGCAGATGTGGCTCACCACAGAGGACTTAATGGATTTTACAGAAATAGGTAGAATGCTTCAAAAAACATGTTTTGGGGATTTTtcctaagagaaattaaaaatttcgACCAGAGACAGAAAAATTCAACTTTTACCCTACAAATGGATCACAATGGCTCCAAAAAAACCTGTTAAGCCCATCTTTaggaaaacaataataatattacctAATACTCATATAGCACATTCTGTGTGCCAGCTGTTTGTGCTTTTTTGATAACGGACTAAACCCCATGACCGCTCTATGAGATAGATGCTCATATTGTCATGCCcatttagatgaggaaactgagacacacaggAAGTGACTAATTAATTAATCAAGGGGATGAGTGCGAAAGTCAGGGAGCCGGGATTAGAACCCAGGCAGTCCAGCTAAGGCACATGTCACTTTGGTGCAGGTAAAGAATTTAAGAAAGGGATTTTTCTTTGGGGAggtgtgggaggggcaggctggAATAGTGATGGTTGTGCTCGGGTTAATATATTCTCCTTCTCTGGCTGTGGTTCACTCCTCAGCATTACCTAGTGATCTTAATGTCTAACTCAGATCCTAGGATCCtaggaaaggagaaaacacattatttttgaaTCTATTACACGTTTCATTTCACACTTTTCAAGACAGAAGGGGTGGTAATTATCTGCATCCCATGCACTCAGAAAGCCAGGCAGAGGTCAGAGGCACCAGACTAATAGAAAACATCAAC
This genomic interval carries:
- the STEAP2 gene encoding metalloreductase STEAP2 → MESISMMGSPKNLSETFLPNGINGIKDARKVTVGVIGSGDFAKSLTIRLIRCGYHVVIGSRNPKFASEFFPHVVDVTHHEDALTKTNIIFVAIHREHYTSLWDLRHLLVGKILIDVSNNMRINQYPESNAEYLASLFPDSLIVKGFNVVSAWALQLGPKDASRQVYICSNNIQARQQVIELARQLNFIPVDLGSLSSAREIENLPLRLFTLWRGPVVVAISLATFFFLYSFVRDVIHPYARNQQSDFYKIPIEIVNKTLPIVAITLLSLVYLAGLLAAAYQLYYGTKYRKFPPWLETWLQCRKQLGLLSFFFASVHVAYSLCLPMRRSERYLFLNMAYQQVHANIENSWNEEEVWRIEMYISFGIMSLGLLSLLAVTSIPSVSNALNWREFSFIQSTLGYVALLISTFHVLVYGWKRAFEEEYYRFYTPPNFVLALVLPSIVILGKIILLLPCISRKLKRIKKGWEKSQFLEEGIGGAVPHLSPERVTVM